The genomic interval aaaggacaacacaattttgtactgttttactttacttGATTTTGCATTATTATCTTACTGATAATGTGAATACTAACTTTATGAATTTACAGtgggctgtgtgctttgcccCTGTGACGAAAAGACTATGAAAGCTACAGCAAAAGTTGAATCCCACGTTGATAATCTGGACTTgtatctacattttaaagtttgaatggtgtgtcTCGGTCAATGTATGCCAGAGATATCGacctttgaaatctttttttcgaTCTTTTCACCTGGTCTCATTCATGTCTATGAAGAAAAGTAGAAGCACATCAAACGTGTGACCAAGACGCACGTTTTAATGTATAATTTGTGTGGGTGCGCTCAAAGGTGAGGTAGAAATTAAGTGCCAAAAGTTGTGTTATGGAAAAATCGAGAGAggctgcagagacagacagaaagagagagagagacagagagagaaagaaagagagacagagagagagagagggagagagagagagagagagagagagagagagagagagagagagagcttaaaTTTGTGTAGAAAAGTGCTTTTAAAcacaaattgtgtgtgtgtgtgtctgtctgtggttgtgtgtttgtgtgtgtttgtgttcctagtgtctgtggttgtgtgtgtgtgtgtgtgtgtgtgtgtgtgtgagcgtctgtgtgtgtgtctgtggttgtgtgtctatgtgtgtgtgtgtgtctgtctgtggttgtgtgtctgtggttctgtgtctgtggttgtgtgcgtctgtgtgtctgtctgtgtgtgtgtgcgtgtgtgtttcaaaaaccCTCTTCATTCTCTCTGTTGGCCCAGCTGATCCCAGTTGCTAGGTGACGTTGGCAAGGGCCCGGAGCAACGGTGCCTGGGCCAGCTGATTTGAGGgtgatttctgcctcacatctaggacgtcaaacttgTGCTATAtagtcaaaatcatacatgatatcggcAAAATTTCTTCACGATCAAAcaagaaaggccttaaagaacacactcatcaAGTTTTGttgtcctagcttcagaaatgtggtaataggagtGAGTTAAAAAAAGGTGCAGTTTTGAAAATCCTCCTCCcaatttacattggagtgaatgggcCAGTTGAGacctactcttgtcggttagagacagataaatccaaaactgtaaagcctaccgataaagtagacatattgggagaaagaagacaagtgtggctacaactctggaaataTCACTCTTTTTGAGCCTGAATTGTGGCcgggatcgtcacggaaagacaaaatttcagagaaaaatcttgagtctcgctcactctgtcagttggctcctgcactctgctgcacgaacattcccccatatacaatcattgaaaacccagattTTTTCCAAattcactcaccgccattcaagggtcagggttcaaaaactacacatcagaggaaaaaagtttaaatacaacttaaatacacagctccgcacagcccactatggacacctatagctctgctatagaggtgtccatagtgggctggcgagcacagcccactaataagaagaggcgcaagcaataacaatagtgggctggcgagcacagcctaCTAATAAAAAGAGGcacgagcaataacaatagtgggctgggttccgcgacgtctctgattggtggagctcgctgttaccatggaaatgtttaccaaacccgcgaatttcatgttagctagttactgctaacactgaactctacgatcgtttaccacagagcaaccatgatttcactttctgacctactgcgttcatttagtgatgagaagagtttattaagggttcagccaaacatgaaatttgcgggttctttaaacatttacatggtaacagcaagctccaccaatcagagacgtcgctgttacattcgcaatggtttatgggatgagtagttgctttactcttaagataattatgtacacagtcttgtacctttgcttttttctcctttttccaacattttgtttgcgccgaattaaatgttttatggtcacgattcatctgctaactgattggcttggttccaggcctaaaactctttatataaggattttatgaaacgtcaatggagtaaatgaatggcaaattcacttccggaaccggagccgttaaaaaaatgggcggtcactgttgagctctatagaggtgtccatagtgggcttgcgagcacagcccactaattaTGTCAATCATAAATTTCTTATGCATGCTAAAATTTGCTGATCAACAACTGGTCTGGAAGACCGTtcgttttgcttttttttgttttcttttggtcaTAAACTAAATAGTTGAGCCAATGATGGCACAAGATCAGAAGTTATGGATGGATTACACATGAAATATAGTTgtaattaaatgaaatacaCTTGGGCAAAAGCTCCTGACAGTActacaaataaaatattattattaaaaatgagCAGAGAGGGTTTAATCGACATTTCTCTgacaggggttttttttttgtttgtttgggggaAACGTACATTAAGGAGCGTCCTGGATGAAGGGAAAGTGAGGGACAAGACAGAAGAAGGGCAGAGAGAGCTACAAGAGAAGCAAATAGGAATCAGGATGGAGGGCTAGAGGGCTGTAGTGGGAGGAGCGGTGGCATACCTCCAGTCTTATATAGGGTGTGTTTGTCTGGAAGGTTCAGCTGCTCCCCCTGGGAATGTCCAGGAATAGAATAAGGTAGAAAAGAGCAAGGTGGAAAGTCAGGGAGCCAAAtaatgacagagacaaaaaataaaagaggacaAACTGTCTCCTCTTGGTCTTGTATTCTTCCTTTTTGCAAACCAAAATCCTCTCACTTTTCCACGCTCTCACCCAACTGAAGGAGGAGCGCTTCTGGAAAATCTTGAGCAGGGCTCAGCGTCAGCTGGTGCTGTCAGTCAGACACCAAACGGGCACCCAATGAAGGTGGTGACATAAGTTGGACGGCATGGAAGCTCAACTGTGCTGTGGCCCACAAGGGAAGGCCAGGATGATGACTGAGACGGGTGAGAGGAGGTTAAGATTGAAAGAGGAGTGCGGATTAAATCACAGAGAATGGGTGAAGGGTGATGAGATGGAAGGAGGATCAGggagaagaatgtgtggagtGTGATAGAGACAATAAGACaaaggaagaaaggaggaggtggGCAAAGGGAAAGGAAATGCGGGCCGatggaaagagagggaaaagggATAAATATCTGCAATTAAAACAGCAAGTGAACGATTTGCTTCAatttgtgtatttaaaaaagaaaatgaattgtgATAAGGTATTAACTTGAATCTTAATTTCCCTCTACACTTCACAGTTGCTCCTATTGagctacaacacaacacatgagaCTGCTCATAGTAACCTCAATAAAGTTTGAGGGACTGAAGTCTGACAACCTTTATCATGGCACATTTTTCCTTATCATGAAAAAACAACCGTGGCTTATCTTTAAATGTATGAAAGACACACAACAAGTTTCCATCACATATGTTTTCATACGTAGTGCAGCTGATAAATAGCAGCTCCAGTGCTCGGACGAGGGCTTAaaaattgtttctatttgtTCTTTCTTACTTTATCGATGGTGATTTGTCATGgcttctttcttgtgacaaatgtacttactgTAAGTCGCATTAGACAAAGGCGTCTGATAAATGTGCtacatgtaaatgttaaaatgtctcAGGAGAGTTTTAACTCTCAAACAATGCTGGGAAAGTCTGCTAATATGTTGATGATATATTTCCTGTTGCTTATCAGGAAGCATTTCTTGTCACATTCTCTACGTATATTGCATTATTTACACGTTACATTATTTgaaacctggaacacagcagcacaacattATCCAAGCATTTCAAACTTTCCACCCTGAGCATGACATCAGCGGAATATGGTCTTAACATCTAAAGTTTGATAAATCTGTTACACTGGCTTTAGATATCTGAAGGAGGCTCTGATAGACATGCTATAGTGTGACCTTTCAGTGTATAATATATACACTAACGCAGAAATACTTCATCATGAGTGAATTATTAGCTCATTGATACATTTATCAGGCAAAATCATCAATTTGTTTCATTAAGGTAATATTGTGATACTGTGATacttttttctcctctactcAAATAGAATGACTAAATTAGCTAATTTGAAGCCAGTACAAGCTTGAAAGCAGCGAGTAATCCACACTCTTCTCAGGCTGGTCCCGTACTGTCACCTTAAAATCTGATAAACCTTGATATCATTTTCATTCCCCTAGCTGCTGGAAAAGCCTGTCTAAGCACTTTTAGATGTACTCAGTCCGTCTCAGTCTTTTGACAGTGGCTCAAATTTTCATTCCTTCTTCCCATTGCCTTTTAGTAATTAGCCTTTCCTCTCATCAATTGAATGTCTTGTGTATTTTAGGAGGCCTGATAGAAGTTATTAAGGAccacagctgctgttgtttcCATGCCAATAAGGGAGTACTCCGAGCATAAATAGATTTCGAGTGAAAGAACCGCCAGACTGCAAAGCCAAACTGCTTAAAATTCCAGAGTTCACACAAAGATGAACAGAGACTCCTGGATTGACTCATCTGTCAGCTGACGTGGTGGTCCGTAGGAGAAAAGAATCCCTGGCTTGTGCATTTGATATTAGATTACCTCTGTCAGACTAGTGAAACTATGTTATTGTTCAGAATGGTAGCTTTAGTTGTTCTTTTGTTGCCATACTAGCAGCATATTCGAGGGATGGAAATATCTGTGGGTCCTCTGCTTTGGTTCAaactgaaatgtctcaacaattACTTAATTGATTTCCATGAACTTTGGTGCAGGCCTTCTGTTCCCATCTAGAGTAATTGTATAATCTTTGGTGATCCTTTAACTTTTAAACTAGCAACATCAGGTCAAAACTTTAAATGCGTTTATGACCAAATTCAAATGAGCATggtaaaaaaatgtaacaacaaatggtttgtttgtttgtttatagcctaacattatctttttttttttacttctggcGATTGCATTTAGGGATGAAGATCATCAATAGTGGTGTTCATTTGTGAAGATTATtttactgaacaaaacatgtaagcaTAATAAACTTGTGTAAAAACACACCATAGGCTTTTTGTAACTGGAACCAAGGCGATGCTAACTTttgggttagcctacaaaaatctGTCCTCCCTGTCCCTCTCCAATGCAACAATAAGTGGGGACAGTTTTGCTGCGGTAGCCTCGCGCAAGATTATTGAACCTGtcacaaaagagaaaaactcaTGATGTCACACCAGGGCTTGCCTTTGTTACACATGCTTCGGTAATTCAATGTTTGAGTTAAATTACAATTCATGGCTCCCTTGAATAGAaatattgaacaacaaaaaatgttattattattatctacaTATACCACCTTTATCTAGATATGTTTTAGACATGCTGTTGAGAAAGGTTATGCCTCAAGACTGGCTCATTAGTTGCTTGCATCATTACAAATGTCAGTGTGATTCTGCATGAGGTTTTCTTACTGCTGGAACAGAACCCTGAAGTTTAGCTTCATTTTGGTTCTCTCTTTAGCCTGGCAAATGATTGACACACTAATTAAAAGAAGCCTGTTTGTGACTATACaagatggttttgtttttttacttgttgATGGAGTGACAAACCAAAAGCTCAAATGCTTCAACGTGGGGTACAGCTGTGGGAGATCAGAGGTTCATTTGCACACCTCTTAAATTACAGATGTCATAAGTGCAAGGGCAAGTTAGCAGCAGTGAGGACAGGGGCAAGGCGGACGGACGGGTTCACGGACACTGTGGAAGGGGCAGAGAATCCGTGCACGCGGGGAggtgttaaaatgtgtgtttggccatgtgtgtgtgcatgcactcTGGTACCCAACAGTATATGAAATCAAGTGTCCATCTGAGCTGAGATGCTCAGTTGATCCTCTGCCAAAATAACCTCCAGCTGCCCAATGCCTGCACTgttgtcctttttctttttttgagtaAATGTCACTGAGCTTGTCTGTTATCTAAATATGGGGGATTGGAGTGTGTGCCACACAAGGGGATGTCCATCAGGCGATTGTAAGAGGGGGACAAACTAAAGTTGAACTTGATTGGCTGTCTCTTGTCTGAGGAGGGGGCCTGTTGCCCAATCCtgatcattttcattaaagTGTAGTGCGATGAGAGGGTACTTATGGAGGGGAGTGAGGCAGCAGCGTTACCTGAACTGTGTGGCAGGGAGTCTTTCTTTCCCAGACGTCTGTCGTTCTTACTGGTGTCTGTTGTTCAGCACAGCCGGCCGCCATGGTAAGAATCCGAAAACTGAGAACGAGGTAAAAGGGAAACAACATGGAGAAGGAATTTTAGTTTTAATGAATCTCTGAGGatttttggcttttgttttctgatgaggatTAAAGCCAGACGGCTGAAGATGGAGATTATTATCTGAAGCGAAAAACAAACTCTTTCAGCTCACTCAAAGTCATCCAGCAAGTCTTTATCAGCAGCACAGCTGGGTTATCAGCTGGATTCCAGTACAAGCTGTGTTTTGTCTCCTGGAAAATTTATAATTTGGGGGAAATCAATGCTTATTATTAAGGCTTGCCACAGAGAGAAAAGTCTGTTACCTGACAGGAGACCGGCTATTGGAAAACCCCAATTTCCATATTCTGCTACTGTGACTACtccttgctgtgtttttttacagaCCAAAGTGATCTGACTCTGCTTTTGTGTTCCATCACATTGGAACTTAACGACTGATATTTAGATTGGAGGGAGCAATACTAAAGATAGAAAGCACACAGCTGAGTAAAGTGAGAAGACTTGTGCCTTTTCTGAGTGTCCTGATTTAGGACATTCACCTTGAGAAAATCCATCTCTAATACTCTCCCAAATATCTCACCTTAAAAAtagctttaaaggggcactatgtgtTCAATTCAAGCTCCAAATTTTATTAACAAGATCAATAgcgaaaaaaaaatattctcggaaatatttatttttccataagtaattaaacaagctgttctcagaggaaaataaggtccccagaacactgtttgaagctagaaaaaaagtgacagggtccgccacatgtaaacaaagtataaCAGTATGAAATTGAGTTTTCccttaaggtcagtttgtttatgcagtttattcagtcatgagaacaaagagactttgtttatttaatttgttgaggcagaaaaaaatcagtcactGAAGATCTTTCTGTATGATTTAAATTTCCTCCCTGAAACTACAAAATGCATCTTTAAAGTGAGCTATCGAGTTGAAATAATGTGTGACCCTCTATATGTTAAGATACTGATAAGGTCCTGTCAAGCAAACAGGGgaaatttgtaaaaaaaacgtTACATTGCACATCAGTGCTTGGTATAAGCACTGGTGGTTGTTCTTTCTGTTTCGAAATGAGGACTGAACTTGAAATATTCCAATTAGATGTCATCAGGCTTTCAATCTAGACATAAGAACAAACTGGAAATACTGTGGGAAGGAACAGCAGAGATCAAAGTCAGTTTAATTGTGTTATCTCTTAACATCTCCCATGTTTGCTGCTAAATGTGGGTATAACATGTGTCACATTGTGGCGTCCCCCTTTAAGAACCATCATGAACAAGTGCAGACAGCTGGCAGAGGATTAAACATGAGTTCTTACCTGACAGAAGGTTATTTCCAGTCCTTGGCTGTCACTTTGTCAATGATCTGGCTTTAGGTTTCTGTTTTGGCTGAAGGGAGAAACAGGGCTTAAGTGTTGGCATAGAGTGACAGGAGCATGCCATTCATGGATCATATGAGCATTTGTCAATGTTTTATCCaactaaacacacaaaaatacatacatttacaacaAATCAGTAGGAAAATCACTTTGTAAAAACTAGATTACTCTTTGAAATAAGTAAGTAATTACAACAATAACATGATACAAAAATGACACCAAATCTACAATGccacttaaaggaacagttcacccaaaaagaaacattcagtCCTTATCTGCTCACCTCCATGCTGATTGAAAGTCAAGAAGTCAAaattccacaaaaaaaaaaagtctatctAGCTAAgaagctacagtgaagatttccaCTTTTAAAGGGTTTAAATTAAGTCCTCTTAAATCACATGGCTGTATGTTTccttcctttttaaaacaagtctgaaTGTACTGCAGtcgtttaggagaatgctacaactatgttttgctgtgaggctccagaaatgttttggtgACTACAAAACTTGACATTCCAtcggcatgggggtgagtagataatgactgattttttcttttttgttggaACCTAAAAGCAGACATGATGTTTAATCGTGATAGATTACCTAAATCCAACAAGATTCAACTTGCCACTTTTTTAAGTCTGTTTATTGGCATTTCCAAAATCGAAAAGtacagagtgaaaaaaagacacaaaatatcaCAAAGATAGTGTGGAGTTAACATGCAAAGGtgcagaacaacaaaaacaacatagttACAGGAACAATACATACTATAGATGATTTAACTTGGGACTGTATTATCATACAATTAATTTAAATCAATAGCTGTCAGCACAACAAGCAAAACAACTAAAAACGTTCAAAAAAGTGGTCACTAGTAATCTACAGTAGATGAATTATAGTAAACAGGTTCTGCATTAGCCACTCCTTACATCCTGTCCTGGTAATGATTGAATCACCTAGTAATCACTTATGTTCAATGGCGGTATTATGCAACTGCAGTTGAGTATACCTGACAGAAATGATCAGTTTGCTCTCTTCTCTCACCCTCCTGTCATTCTTCCACCAATGTTCTTCCAACCTACTTTCATTCACCTCTCTTAAGCCTACCGACGCACAAAGCGATGCCCGCTCTTTCCTGACTGAGGAGATGATTTCAGGCAAGTCCTTCATACATGATTACACCTCGTAAGGGTCCTCCATCAATTTGCATCTGACCTTTATTTCTCGTGTTGACTTTTGGTCACATTAGCCTCCCATAGCGTGAGATCCATAGCCTATTTCCCTTTTGATTTTGTTTGCCATATTTCAACTTTTCCAAGTCTGAGCTATTTCTGTTTCTCGTCTAGAGTTCAAGGCCGCCTTCGACATGTTTGACACCGATGGTGGTGGTGACATCAGCACCAAGGAGTTGGGTACCGTGATGAGGATGCTGGGCCAGAACCCATCAAGAGAGGAGTTGGATGCCATCATTGAGGAGGTGGATGAGGATGGTGAGATCATTGTGTAGGCAACAAATAGAAAGAGGAAAACAGAATAATGTC from Sparus aurata chromosome 7, fSpaAur1.1, whole genome shotgun sequence carries:
- the LOC115584583 gene encoding troponin C, skeletal muscle-like isoform X1 — protein: MRGYLWRGVRQQRYLNCVAGSLSFPDVCRSYWCLLFSTAGRHGKNPKTENEPTDAQSDARSFLTEEMISEFKAAFDMFDTDGGGDISTKELGTVMRMLGQNPSREELDAIIEEVDEDGSGTIDFEEFLVMMVQQLKEDQAGKSEEELSECFRIFDKNGDGFVDREEFGDILHMTGENVTEEDIDEMFGESDTNKDGKIDFDEFLKMMENVQ